The Brevibacterium atlanticum genome segment GAAGAAGCTCGCCTGTCCTTCCTCGGTGCTACCGCGAACCTGTCCGGCGCCGAAGCCCCCTTCGTCGTCATGGACCTCGGTGGAGGGTCGACCGAACTCGTTCTCGGCACCGACGACGTCGACGCCGCGGTGAGCATGGACATCGGATCCGTGCGCCTGACCGAGCGGCACATGCCCGTCGAATCCCCTGACGACACTCAGATCCGGGCCGCGCTGACCGACATCGACGCTCAGCTCGACCAGGCGGCACAGATCGTCGACTTCTCCGCCCCACGCACCTTCATCGGTGTCGCCGGCACTGTCACCACCATCACCGCAGGCATCCTCGGACTCGAGAGCTACCAGCGCGAACGCATCCACGGCGCCCATATCAGCGTGGCCGACATCGCCGGCGAATCGCGCAGGCTGCTGGCCATGGATCGCAGCTCTCGGGCGGCACTTCCGTACATGCACCCGGGTCGCGTCGATGTCATCGGAGCCGGCTCCCTGCTCTTCGCCCGCATCGTCCAACGCTTCGAGACGGCAGTGGCCGCGGCGGGCGGTCAGCTGGACATCCGCATCTCGGAGACCGACATCCTCGACGGGACCGCGCTCGACCTTGCGCTGACGAGCTCGTGAGAGCCGCCGCCCGACTCGCCACAGTCACCGCGCTCATCCTCGGCCTCGTCGTCGGCACCACACAGCCGGTCATCGCGGCCCCGAAGGCCGGACCTGGCCAGTGGTTCATCAAGGACTACGGCATCGACAAGGTGTGGAAGACCTCGACCGGCAAAGGCGTCAAGGTCGCCGTCATCGACTCCGGCGTCAACACCGACCACGAGGACCTCGACGGTGTGGTGACGAAGGCCATGGACTTCAGCGGACTCGGCAAGGACGGGACGACCCCGATCGGCGGATCGACGACGATCCACCACGGAACCGCCGTCGCCGGAGTCATCGCTGGTCAGGGCACGGGAGCAGGACCGACCGGTGTCGCCCCCGATGCGCAGATCCTCTCCGCATCGATGTGGCTGGGCCCGGACCGACCGAAGGAATCCGGCTCGACCCGCGAACAGGCCGACAAGGCCATGCGCTGGGCCGTCGACTCCGGAGCGAAGGTCATCAACATGTCCTTGGGGTGGGACGATCCGGGCTGGCCGGAGAGCTGGGACAAGTCGTTCGAGTACGCCTATAAGAAGGACGTGCTCGTCGTCGCCTGCGTCGGCAACGCCTCACAGGGAGCGACACAGGCATGGTCGCCCTCAACGGTGCCGGGAGTCATCGGCGTCGGCGGACTGGACAAGAGCGGCAAGGTGCTCGACGACTCCACGGCCCCGGGTACGGCCGTCGACCTCATGGGCCCGGCCAAGGACATTCCGATTCCCTACTACAGCGGCGGATACGCCGAAGGACAGGGCTGTTCCTTCGCGGCCCCGATCGTCTCCGGAGTCGCCGCGCTGATGCGGGCCGACAATCCGAAGCTCAGCGCCGACGAGGTCCGGGCGAAGCTGCAGTCGAGCGCGAAACCGGTCTCCGGCCACAAGGGTGTGACCAAGAAGGGCAAGCCCGATCCGATCGTCGGGTGGGGCCGACTCGACCCGAAAGCGGCACTCAAATCCAAGACTCCCGGCAACGCGCCTTCTGCTGAGAAGGAGCTCGAGGACTGGGTGAAGATGCACCGGCGCGGTGATGCGACAACCGAAGAGACGGAGACGGCGTCACCGGATGAGACCGAGGGTCCGCAGGCAGTGGCTCCGACCGATATCGCCGCCACCCAGTCGACGCCTGTTCTCGGATTCGCCGCTCTCGGCGTCGGTGCGCTGCTCGCGCTCGGCCTCATCGTGGCCTCGATCATCACCTTTGCTCGCCGCCGACGCTGACGAGGAGGAGCGAAATGTGCTCTGATCTGCGGTGTTCGAACCTTGTGAGAAAACAATTAGTGAAAGTTTTCACAAGGGTCTAGCATGGGCATATGGCACTCATCAGAAACTCGAAACTGCGTCCACGAATCCTCGTCGTCGGTGGGGGCTCCGTCGGTCTCCTCGCCGCTCAGAATCTGCTGAAGAACCTCGGACGGGGCGAAGCCACCGTCACCGTGGTCGATCCCAACCCGTACATGACCTACCTGCCGTTCCTCCCCGAGGTGGCGGCTGGTTCGATCGAGCCCCGTCACGCCGTTGTGCCGCTGCGTCGCAATCTGCCGGGCGCCGAGGTCATCACCGCGAAGGTCACCTCGATCAACCACGCTGAGAAGTTCGCCACCATCGAACCTGAGAACGATGAGGCATTCGAGCTCGACTACGATCACATCATCCTCGCCTCCGGTTCGGTCGCTCGTGCGCTGCCGATCCCGGGCCTGAAGGAGAACGCGATCGCCCTCAAGCGCATCGAGGAAGCCGTCGCACTGCGCGACCACCTCCTCTCCCGTCTTGCCGACGCTGCGCTCATGGAAGACGACGAAGAGCGTCGCAAGGCACTGACCTTCGTCTTCGTCGGCGGCGGTTTCGCCGGCATCGAGCTGCTCACCGAACTCGAGGACATGGTCCGTTCGGCGATTGCCCAGTACGAGACCCTCACCGAGGCCGACGTCCGCTTCGTCCTCGTCGAGGCTCTCGGCCGCGTCATGCCCGAGGTCGGCGAGGCGCAGGCCCGCTGGGTCGTCGAGCACATGCGCGAACGCGGCATCGACGTCTACCTCGAGACCTTCCTCCAGGACTGCACCGACAAGCACATCAAGCTCTCGAACGGCGAAGAGTTCGACGCCGACACCATCGTGTGGTCGGCCGGCGTCAAGGCCAACCCGATGCTCATCGACTCCGACCTGCCGATCAACGAACGCGGCAACGTCACCGTTCGTGCGGATCTGCGCGTCGAGGGCGATGACGGTGTCGTCGAGGGTGCTTGGGCCGCCGGCGACAACGCTGCAGTCCCCGACCTCTCCGGCGGCGGCGTAGCTGGCTTCTGCGTGCCCAACGCTCAGCACGCTGTGCGTCAGGCTCCCGTGCTGGCCGCCAACGTCCTCGCCGCTCTGCGCGGAGAGACCGAGTTCAAGCAGTACTTCCACAAGACGATCGGCACGGTCGCCGGTCTCGGACTGTACAAGGGCGTTTCGCAGATGGGCGACTTCGAAGCTCGTGGACTCCTCGCGTGGCTCATGCACCGCGCCTACCACGGCTACGCCATCCCGACCCTTGATCGCAAGGTCCGGGTCTTCGGCAACTGGTTCCTCAGCGCCGTCCTCGGCCGCGATGCCATGCCGTTGGCCGACCTCGACGTGCCGCGGAAGAACTTCGTCGAAGCCGCGAACTCGAAGCCGGCTCCGAAGAAGGAACCCAAGGAAGCCGCCAAGGCCTGAGTCTCAGACCTGGTGAGACGAACGACCCCGGGATGCCGATGAGGCATCCCGGGGTCGTCTGATATCCGCCGAGGTTGTTCCCCGTCACTGGGTTCGGTCCGCTGCAGCTCGCAGTGAGGGGGGCGCCTCGGTGATGGTGCGATCAGTTCGCGACGGTGAACCGGGCGTCGATGTGCGCAGGTGTGACGATCTCATCGACCATCGCCACGGCGAAGTCCTCGGCCGAGATCGCGTTTCCGGCTGGAACCTCGAGCTCGGACTTGTACGATCCTGTGCGCTCACCGGGGGCGATCTCCGGGGCGGGGGAGATGAGCGTCCACGGCGACCAATTTCCGGCGCGCAGGAGCTCGAGAGCCTTCGTGCCGGTC includes the following:
- a CDS encoding Ppx/GppA phosphatase family protein — translated: MRIAAFDCGTNSLRLLIADVVDGTLTDLRRETRIVRLGQGVDATGEFAPEALERTFAVAREFAEVAAEYQPEKLRFVATSASRDVKNRDEFFAGIFEILGIVPDVITGDEEARLSFLGATANLSGAEAPFVVMDLGGGSTELVLGTDDVDAAVSMDIGSVRLTERHMPVESPDDTQIRAALTDIDAQLDQAAQIVDFSAPRTFIGVAGTVTTITAGILGLESYQRERIHGAHISVADIAGESRRLLAMDRSSRAALPYMHPGRVDVIGAGSLLFARIVQRFETAVAAAGGQLDIRISETDILDGTALDLALTSS
- a CDS encoding S8 family peptidase, yielding MRAAARLATVTALILGLVVGTTQPVIAAPKAGPGQWFIKDYGIDKVWKTSTGKGVKVAVIDSGVNTDHEDLDGVVTKAMDFSGLGKDGTTPIGGSTTIHHGTAVAGVIAGQGTGAGPTGVAPDAQILSASMWLGPDRPKESGSTREQADKAMRWAVDSGAKVINMSLGWDDPGWPESWDKSFEYAYKKDVLVVACVGNASQGATQAWSPSTVPGVIGVGGLDKSGKVLDDSTAPGTAVDLMGPAKDIPIPYYSGGYAEGQGCSFAAPIVSGVAALMRADNPKLSADEVRAKLQSSAKPVSGHKGVTKKGKPDPIVGWGRLDPKAALKSKTPGNAPSAEKELEDWVKMHRRGDATTEETETASPDETEGPQAVAPTDIAATQSTPVLGFAALGVGALLALGLIVASIITFARRRR
- a CDS encoding NAD(P)/FAD-dependent oxidoreductase, giving the protein MALIRNSKLRPRILVVGGGSVGLLAAQNLLKNLGRGEATVTVVDPNPYMTYLPFLPEVAAGSIEPRHAVVPLRRNLPGAEVITAKVTSINHAEKFATIEPENDEAFELDYDHIILASGSVARALPIPGLKENAIALKRIEEAVALRDHLLSRLADAALMEDDEERRKALTFVFVGGGFAGIELLTELEDMVRSAIAQYETLTEADVRFVLVEALGRVMPEVGEAQARWVVEHMRERGIDVYLETFLQDCTDKHIKLSNGEEFDADTIVWSAGVKANPMLIDSDLPINERGNVTVRADLRVEGDDGVVEGAWAAGDNAAVPDLSGGGVAGFCVPNAQHAVRQAPVLAANVLAALRGETEFKQYFHKTIGTVAGLGLYKGVSQMGDFEARGLLAWLMHRAYHGYAIPTLDRKVRVFGNWFLSAVLGRDAMPLADLDVPRKNFVEAANSKPAPKKEPKEAAKA